Part of the Pseudomonadota bacterium genome, TTTGTATGCGGAGTTCTCCGATGGCGTGGAAGGTGAGTGGGATATGACCGACAGCCTCGTGGGTCCGATCTTCGAACCCTTACGCGACGCGGTCTTCTTTGCTCGAGTCGAGCTCTCGGCGTGGGGCGCGCCCGTGTGGCCCAACGGTGCCGACGTGGCGCCGGATGCGTTGCACGAGCGCCTGGCACGCCGCCCAGTGCACCGCTGACATCCGGTA contains:
- a CDS encoding DUF2442 domain-containing protein; protein product: MERLVYVEARHPHRLYAEFSDGVEGEWDMTDSLVGPIFEPLRDAVFFARVELSAWGAPVWPNGADVAPDALHERLARRPVHR